The Acidobacteriota bacterium genome segment CCCTCGGCCGCGCGTCCGCGCGCGCCCCCCCTCACCGCCACCGTCCGTCCTCCCGGCTCCGAACCTCGCCGATCGCCTCGGCCAGCCTCACGACCGCCTCGTCGATCTCCGCGTCGGTCGTGTCGGGCCCAGCGCTGACGCGAACGAGTCCCCACTCCCCGGCGGAACCCGGGGCCGCAGCTCCCAGGATCGCTCCGGCGGAGCCGCCGCCCGCCCCGTGGCAGGCCGAACCGGCCGAGACGGCGAGCCCCCGCTCGTCGCACGCCGCCACCACCGCCGCCCCGTCCGCGCCTCGGACGAGCACCGCCGAGGTGTTCGGCAGCCGATCCGCGTCCCTTCCCGCGAACCGCACCCCGTCGACCGCGCGGGCGAGCCTCTCCTCGAATCGATCCCGCCGGCGCGCCACGGCGCGAGCGCACCCCAGACGCGCGGCCACGGCGCGCGCGGCCGTCCCGAAAGCGACGGCTGCGGGGAGCGGTTCCGTTCCCTGCCGCCGCCCCCGCTCCTGGCCGCCTCCCCCGCAGTAAGGAGCGAGCGGCACCTCCTCGCGCGCCAGCAGCGCTCCCACCCCCGGCGGCCCGCCGATCTTGTGGGCGGACACGGAGAGCATCGCGCACGGCAGCGCGGCGAAGTCGAGCGGGATCTTCCCGTAGGCCTGGACGGCGTCGGTATGGAAGAGCGCCCCCGCCCGTTGCGCCACGGCACCCAGGGCGACGAGATCGTTGAGGACCCCGGTCACGTTGTGGGCCGCCATCACCGAGACGAGCGGCCGTTCCGCTCCCTCGAGAGCGCGCTCCAGCGCCGCCGGCGTGACGCGCCCCGCGGCGTCGACCGGAACCTCGATCAGCCGCAGGCCGCGTTCCCGGGCCACGGCCCGCGCGGTGCCGAGCACCGCGGGGTGCTCCAGCGCGCCGACCACGAGCGTCGCGACCGCGCCGGCCGCCACGGGCCCGCGGATCGCCAGGGCGTCGGCCTCGCTGCCCCCCGAGGTGAAGACCACCTGCGCGGCCGTGGCGCCCAGGGAGGCGGCGACCTCGCCCCGCGCCCGCTCCAGCGCCTCGCGCGCCCGGCGTCCCCACCCGTGGCGGCTGGAGGGGTTGCCCCAGCCGTCCCGGAGGGCCGCGGCCAGGGCTTCCGGCACGCCCGGAGCGGGAGGGGCGGTCGCGTTGTGGTCGAAGTAGAGCGGCTCGCTCACCGCCCCGCCTCGATCAGCCCGATCCGGACCGGCTCCCCGTCGATGACCGTCTCCTTCACCGCCGCACCTTCGGGCGGCTTTCCCGGAACGACCGACACGGCGAGCGTCTCGCGCGCCACCAGCTCCCCGTGGCGCTCCAGCACCGGCGCCATCCCCTCCCCCGCATCGACGAACACCTCGATACGGGCGACGTAGTCCAGGTCGAGCTCCTTGCGCAGCGCCTGGATCCTGTTGACGAGCTCGCGGGCGCGGCCCTCGATGCGCAGCGTCTCGTCGATGTCGGTGTCGAGGACGACGACGGCCCGGGCCGAGGACGACGCGGCGTAGTGCTCCTTCGCCGCGAGGGAGACCGAAACCTCTTCCGAACTCAACCGGATCGCGCGCCCTTCCACCTCGATCTCGAACTCCCCCTTCTCGTCGAGCCGCCGCCGCAGCTCCGCGGCGTCGGCCGCCGCCAGCGCCGCCTTGATCGCCGGCATCGCCTTGCCGTACCGGGGTCCCAGCAGCCGGAAGTTCGGCTTGAGAGTCCAGGTGACGAAGCGGTCCGCATCCCCGCCGAACCGCACCTCCTTCACGTTCAGCTCGTCGGCGATGATCGACGCCAGCGACTTCAACGACGCCTCGCGCTGCCGGTCCGCCAGGAAGACCCGCGCCGTGGCCAGCGGCTGGCGCACGCGGATCTTTCTCTCGGCGCGCGCGGCCAGCCCGAGCGACACGACCTCGCGCGCCAGGTCCATCGATTCCGAGAGCTCCTCGTCGATCCAGGCCGCCGGAGGCTCGGGCCAGTCGGCGAGATGGACGCTCTCGGGGGCGGCCCCCGGCCACGCCCCCCCGACGAGCGTGCGCCAGACGTGTTCCGAGAAGAACGGGACGAACGGCGCGGCGAGACGCGCGAGCAGGCACAGCACTTCCCACAGCGTCCAGAAGGCGTCCCGCTTGTCCTGCTCCACCCCGGGTGCCCAGAACCGGTCGCGGTTCCGCCGCACGAACCAGTTCGACAGGCCGTCCACGAAGCGCTTGAGCGCCTGGGCGGCGTCGTAGATGCGGTAACCGTCCAGCGCCTCGGTGACGCGGCGGGCCGTCAGGGCCGTTTCCGAGAGGATCCACCGGTCGAGCAGCGGCCGCTCGGCGGCCGGCCGGTAGCCGCGGCCGCCCGTGGGATCGGGGACCCGCCCGTCCGCCGCCGGCAGCCCCTCGGCGGGATCGAACCCGTCGATCGAGGCATAGATGAGGAAGAAGGTGAGGACGTTGGACCACCTCACCAGGAACTCGTTCTGCTGCTCGCGGATCGCGCGCAGCGAGTTTCGGGTGTTGTTCCACGGCGGCCCCGCCGCGTAGAAGAACCAGCGGAACGCATCCGCCCCCGGGGGATCGTCGAGCACCTCGACCACCACCCGGTCGCCGCTCGACACTCCCAGCTCCGACCGCACCGCATCTCCGAGGCCGATCGCCTCCTTGCCGGGCGACCCGGCGCGAAGGCGCGCCTTCGCGGTGCGCTCGCCCGCCCGCAGCGTCACCTCGTGCCCCTCCGGGAGCCCCAGCGTCTTGACCTGAGCGCGGACGAGAACGGCCTCCTCGGGAGCCGGCGCCGGCTCGACGGCGGCCGGATCGGCCACCGTCAGCGTGAACCGGCCCTCGAGAACCAGGTCCGGAGGCGTGTAGTTGCCGGCGCTCTTCGACTCCTTCTTCCCCTCGGGGTCGCACACGTGGCCGAGCACGATGCAGGTCTTGTACGGGTGCGGATAGCCCCGCGGGGGGACGAGGCCGTATTCCCGCTGCGTCTCCTCGTCGAACACGAGAGTCGAGATCATGAGGAGCGAGTAGAACCATCCCCGGGTCTGGTCGATCGCCTCCGAGATGAAGTCGGCGGGAAACGCGCGCCGGAACTCCTCCCGGCCGCGATGCGGGAACCCGAACTGCGCGAACGGCATGCAGCCCGAGTCGAACCAGCAGTCGATGACCTCGCTCTCCCGGCGCATCGTTCCGCCGCACTCGCGGCAGCCGAACGTCACCGCGTCCACCCACGGCTTGTGGATCGCCAGATGCTCCGACAGCGACGGATCGCGCTCGCGGGCCCTCTTCCAGTGTTCGAGCGCCTGCGGATTGCGTTCCAGCGCCGCGTCGAGCCGATCGAGGGCGACGCGGGCGCCGCAGGCCTCGCAGGTCCAGATGGGAAGCGGTGTGCCCCAGTAGCGCTCGCGCGACAGCGCCCAATCGACGTTGTTCTCGAGGAAGTCGCCGAAGCGTCCCTCCTTGATGTGCTCCGGAAGCCACTGCACGGCCCGGTTGTTCCGGATCGCCTCGTCGATGAGCGCCGTGGTGCGGATGAACCAGGCCGGACGCGCGTACTGGATCAGCGGGTCGCTGCTGGCCCGCCAGCAGAACGGGTAGTCGTGCCGGTACGTCGACCGATCGAAGAGGAGCCCGCGGGCCTCGAGCATCCGGATGACCTCGCGGTCCGCCTCCTTGAAGCCGAGTCCGGCGAGTTCGGGCACCGACGGCGGGAACGTGCCGTCCGGCTCGAGCAGCTGGAGGAATCCGATGCCCTGCTCCTGGGCGACGCGGAAGTCGTCCTCACCGAATCCCGGGGCGATGTGGACGATCCCGGTTCCCTGCTCCGCTCCGACGAAATCGGCGGCGATGATCTCGTAGGCGCGCCCCCCCGTCGGCTCGGCGTACCGGAAGAGCGGCTCGTACCGCTCCCCCACGAGAGCCTCGCCGCGGAGCGTTTCCTCGGCGGTCCACTCGAGCCCTTCGAGGACCGTTCCGGCCACCGGCGCGGCGACGACCACGCGCTCCTCGCGCGGCTGGCCGTCCGGCCGGCGCACGCGCGCCACGACGTACTCGAGATCCTCGGCCACGGCGAGCGCCACGTTGCTCGGCAAGGTCCAGGGCGTCGTCGTCCACGCAAGGTAGGAAACGCCCTCACGCGAGCGGCTCCGAAAGCGCACCACCACCGCCGGGTCGTCCACCTCCCGGTAGCCCAGACCCACCTCGGCGGCCGAGAGCGCCGTGCCGCCCTGGGGCCACCACCAAACGGACTTCCGGCCCCGGTAGAGCAGGCCCTTGTCGAACAGGCGGCTCAGCGCCCACCAGACCGACTCCACGTAGGGGCGGTGGAACGTGACGTACGCGTCCGAGAGATCGATCCAGAAGCCGATCCGCTCCGTCAGCCGCTCCCATTCCTCGGTGTACCGGAAAACCGACTCGATGCACCGCTTGGTGAACGCCTCGACCCCGTATCGCTCGATCTCGAACTTGCCGTGGATGCCGAGTTCCTTCTCGACCTCCACCTCGACGGGCAGCCCGTGCGTGTCCCATCCGGCCTTTCGCGGCACGTCGAAACCGCGCATCGACCGGTAGCGGGGGAACAGGTCCTTCACGACGCGGGTCAAGACGTGCCCGTTGTGCGGCAGGCCGTTCGCCGTCGGCGGCCCCTCGTAGAAGACGAACCTGGGACCCGAGCTCCGCTGTTCCAGCGAGCGCTCGAAGATGCGCCGTTCCCGCCAGAACTCGAGCGTCCGCCGCTCGTTTTCGGCGAACCGGTGCTCGCCCGAGGGTCGCTGGTAAGCCATCCGCTCCTCCGCCTCCGTCGCCTGCCGCCGAGGGCGCGCGGGGCGGCGTATTCTTGCACGGCCGGGCCGGAGGTCGCAGCGGCCCGTCCCGACGCGCCGCGGTATGCTCGTCGTCCCCTATCGGAGTGCCCCAGTCGTGTCCCCGAGGAACCGCGATCTGGCGCTCGCGACCTCTTGGTTCGCAGCGGACCAGCTGTCGAAGCTGGCGGCCGAGCGCTGGCTGGAAGCGCCGTTGCCGCTCCTGCCGGGCTGCCTGCGGCTCGCCCTGAGCCACAACACCGGCGCCATGTTCGGAATGCTGGCCGACGCCTCCGAGCCCTGGCGGTCGCTCCTCCTCACGCTGCTTCCGCTGGCGGCGATCGCCGCCATCGGCGTCCTGCTGCTCCGCGCCCCGGCGGCGGATCGCCGCGCGCGCGTCGCCCTCGCCCTCATTCTCGGAGGTGCCGCGGGCAACCTCCTCGACCGGGTCGCGCGCGGCTACGTGGTCGACTTCATCGACGTCTACTGGGCCTACGAACCGCTCGCGGGACGCCTCGTCCGCTGGTTCGGCACCTATCGCTGGCCGACGTTCAATCTCGCCGATACCGGGCTCACGTGCGGCGCCGCGCTGCTGCTGTTCGAGGCCCTCCGGCCCCGGTCCGCACACCGGAGCGATCATGCATCCCTACCTGATTGACTTCGGCGAGGTCTCCCTGCCGCTCCTCGGCCGCATCCATGTCGCGGTGCCGACCTACGGCCTGTTGGTGGCCACCGCCCTGCTCACCGGCTGGCTCTGGTTCCAGCGTCTGGCGGAGCGGGAGGGGATCGAGCCCCAGGCGGCGGGACGCGTCGCGTTCTGGACCGTTGTCGCGGGACTGATCTCGGCCAAGGCCGGGCTGGTGCTCGTCGATCTGCCCTGGTACATGGAGGAGCCGTCGCGGCTGTTTTCGGTGGAACTCCTCCAGGCCGCCGGCGTCGTCTGGGTCGGCCTGCTCGGCGGTCTCGCGACGCTGCTCGCGCTGGCGCGGCTGGAGCGGATCCCCCTCGGCCCGCTGCTCGACGCGGCGGCCGTTCCGCTGCCGCTCGCCCAGGCGATCGGGCGGTTCGGCTGTCTCGCCGCCGGCTGCTGCTACGGCGCCGCCTGCCGCTTCTGGTGGGGAATCCGTTACTCGTCACCGGCGGCCCACGCCCGCACCGGGGTGCCGCTCGGCGTTCCCCTCCACCCGACCCCGCTGTACGAGGCCCTATGGACGGCGGGGGTGGTCCTCCCGTTCCTC includes the following:
- a CDS encoding aminotransferase class V-fold PLP-dependent enzyme, with protein sequence MSEPLYFDHNATAPPAPGVPEALAAALRDGWGNPSSRHGWGRRAREALERARGEVAASLGATAAQVVFTSGGSEADALAIRGPVAAGAVATLVVGALEHPAVLGTARAVARERGLRLIEVPVDAAGRVTPAALERALEGAERPLVSVMAAHNVTGVLNDLVALGAVAQRAGALFHTDAVQAYGKIPLDFAALPCAMLSVSAHKIGGPPGVGALLAREEVPLAPYCGGGGQERGRRQGTEPLPAAVAFGTAARAVAARLGCARAVARRRDRFEERLARAVDGVRFAGRDADRLPNTSAVLVRGADGAAVVAACDERGLAVSAGSACHGAGGGSAGAILGAAAPGSAGEWGLVRVSAGPDTTDAEIDEAVVRLAEAIGEVRSREDGRWR
- a CDS encoding isoleucine--tRNA ligase, with translation MAYQRPSGEHRFAENERRTLEFWRERRIFERSLEQRSSGPRFVFYEGPPTANGLPHNGHVLTRVVKDLFPRYRSMRGFDVPRKAGWDTHGLPVEVEVEKELGIHGKFEIERYGVEAFTKRCIESVFRYTEEWERLTERIGFWIDLSDAYVTFHRPYVESVWWALSRLFDKGLLYRGRKSVWWWPQGGTALSAAEVGLGYREVDDPAVVVRFRSRSREGVSYLAWTTTPWTLPSNVALAVAEDLEYVVARVRRPDGQPREERVVVAAPVAGTVLEGLEWTAEETLRGEALVGERYEPLFRYAEPTGGRAYEIIAADFVGAEQGTGIVHIAPGFGEDDFRVAQEQGIGFLQLLEPDGTFPPSVPELAGLGFKEADREVIRMLEARGLLFDRSTYRHDYPFCWRASSDPLIQYARPAWFIRTTALIDEAIRNNRAVQWLPEHIKEGRFGDFLENNVDWALSRERYWGTPLPIWTCEACGARVALDRLDAALERNPQALEHWKRARERDPSLSEHLAIHKPWVDAVTFGCRECGGTMRRESEVIDCWFDSGCMPFAQFGFPHRGREEFRRAFPADFISEAIDQTRGWFYSLLMISTLVFDEETQREYGLVPPRGYPHPYKTCIVLGHVCDPEGKKESKSAGNYTPPDLVLEGRFTLTVADPAAVEPAPAPEEAVLVRAQVKTLGLPEGHEVTLRAGERTAKARLRAGSPGKEAIGLGDAVRSELGVSSGDRVVVEVLDDPPGADAFRWFFYAAGPPWNNTRNSLRAIREQQNEFLVRWSNVLTFFLIYASIDGFDPAEGLPAADGRVPDPTGGRGYRPAAERPLLDRWILSETALTARRVTEALDGYRIYDAAQALKRFVDGLSNWFVRRNRDRFWAPGVEQDKRDAFWTLWEVLCLLARLAAPFVPFFSEHVWRTLVGGAWPGAAPESVHLADWPEPPAAWIDEELSESMDLAREVVSLGLAARAERKIRVRQPLATARVFLADRQREASLKSLASIIADELNVKEVRFGGDADRFVTWTLKPNFRLLGPRYGKAMPAIKAALAAADAAELRRRLDEKGEFEIEVEGRAIRLSSEEVSVSLAAKEHYAASSSARAVVVLDTDIDETLRIEGRARELVNRIQALRKELDLDYVARIEVFVDAGEGMAPVLERHGELVARETLAVSVVPGKPPEGAAVKETVIDGEPVRIGLIEAGR
- the lspA gene encoding signal peptidase II gives rise to the protein MLVVPYRSAPVVSPRNRDLALATSWFAADQLSKLAAERWLEAPLPLLPGCLRLALSHNTGAMFGMLADASEPWRSLLLTLLPLAAIAAIGVLLLRAPAADRRARVALALILGGAAGNLLDRVARGYVVDFIDVYWAYEPLAGRLVRWFGTYRWPTFNLADTGLTCGAALLLFEALRPRSAHRSDHASLPD
- a CDS encoding prolipoprotein diacylglyceryl transferase → MHPYLIDFGEVSLPLLGRIHVAVPTYGLLVATALLTGWLWFQRLAEREGIEPQAAGRVAFWTVVAGLISAKAGLVLVDLPWYMEEPSRLFSVELLQAAGVVWVGLLGGLATLLALARLERIPLGPLLDAAAVPLPLAQAIGRFGCLAAGCCYGAACRFWWGIRYSSPAAHARTGVPLGVPLHPTPLYEALWTAGVVLPFLLWLRGRRRRPGELAFAYLVAYGTGRFAIEFFRGDTLRGLWFGDRLSTSQIVSLAVVPVAAALWWRARRRPPAGNGAGTGE